Proteins from one Mycobacteriales bacterium genomic window:
- a CDS encoding AMP-binding protein encodes MSTVTDDALHTPAFMPDLLIAALSRHADKPAVYLGEEILTGAQVAAQVSKYVQAFASLGITAHHPIAMLSKNRPEVLFTMGANMLTPCRSTALHPMGSADDQAYVLEDAEIETLVFDPSAFDERAAELRDRAPGLKRLLSLGPSEVGIDLIALAETFEPKPLVAPIVEPDDVSGFTYTGGTTGASKGVMQTYRSGATLTQIQLMEWEWPEETRFLIATPLSHAGAAFFIPTLLRGGSIVVLPGFDPTAVLETIQKYKITATMLVPTMLYILMDHPKIDDYDLSSLETVYYGASAISPTRLKEAIEKFGHIFFQFFGQSECGMTISVLRKGEHDVNDLDRLATCGRPVPWLNVKLLDDDLNEVPDGEPGEICVRGPLVMKGYWKKPEQTAEALAGGWLHTGDIAKKDAQGFLTIVDRKKDMIVSGGFNVFPREIEDVIGTHPAVGQVAVIGVPDDKWGEAVKAVVVLRPDQTVTAEELYDLVKDRKGATHAPKSVDFVDAIPLSALGKPDKKALRAQYWQGADRRVN; translated from the coding sequence ATGTCGACCGTCACCGACGACGCGCTCCACACCCCCGCTTTCATGCCCGACCTGTTGATCGCGGCGTTGTCGCGGCATGCCGACAAGCCAGCGGTGTATCTGGGCGAGGAGATCCTCACCGGCGCCCAGGTCGCGGCTCAGGTGAGCAAGTACGTCCAGGCCTTCGCCTCGCTCGGCATCACGGCCCATCACCCGATCGCGATGTTGTCCAAGAACCGGCCCGAGGTGCTGTTCACGATGGGCGCGAACATGCTCACGCCGTGCCGCAGTACCGCGCTGCACCCGATGGGCTCGGCAGACGACCAGGCGTACGTGCTCGAAGACGCGGAGATCGAGACGCTCGTGTTCGACCCGAGTGCCTTCGACGAGCGCGCCGCCGAGCTGCGCGACAGGGCGCCCGGCCTCAAGAGGCTGTTGTCGCTGGGTCCTTCCGAGGTCGGCATCGACCTGATCGCGCTCGCCGAGACCTTCGAGCCGAAGCCGCTCGTGGCCCCGATCGTCGAGCCTGACGACGTCAGCGGCTTCACCTACACCGGCGGTACGACGGGCGCGTCCAAGGGCGTCATGCAGACCTACCGCAGCGGCGCCACCCTGACCCAGATCCAGCTCATGGAGTGGGAGTGGCCGGAGGAGACGCGGTTCTTGATCGCCACCCCGCTCTCGCACGCGGGTGCGGCGTTCTTCATCCCGACCCTGTTGCGTGGCGGCAGCATCGTCGTACTCCCCGGCTTCGACCCGACCGCGGTCCTCGAGACGATCCAGAAGTACAAGATCACCGCGACGATGCTCGTGCCGACGATGCTCTACATCCTGATGGACCATCCCAAGATCGACGACTACGACCTGTCGAGCCTGGAGACGGTGTACTACGGCGCGTCCGCCATCTCACCGACCCGCCTCAAGGAGGCGATCGAGAAGTTCGGTCACATCTTCTTCCAGTTCTTCGGCCAGTCCGAGTGCGGCATGACCATCTCGGTGCTGCGCAAGGGGGAGCACGACGTCAACGACCTCGACCGGCTCGCGACCTGCGGACGGCCGGTGCCGTGGCTCAACGTCAAGCTGCTCGACGACGACCTCAACGAGGTGCCCGACGGCGAGCCGGGTGAGATCTGCGTGCGCGGCCCGTTGGTGATGAAGGGCTACTGGAAGAAGCCCGAGCAGACCGCGGAGGCGCTCGCCGGCGGCTGGCTGCACACCGGCGACATCGCCAAGAAGGACGCGCAAGGCTTCCTGACGATCGTCGACCGCAAGAAGGACATGATCGTGTCCGGCGGTTTCAACGTCTTCCCGCGCGAGATCGAAGACGTGATCGGGACGCACCCGGCCGTCGGCCAGGTGGCAGTGATCGGCGTCCCCGACGACAAGTGGGGTGAGGCCGTCAAGGCGGTCGTCGTCCTGCGGCCGGATCAGACGGTGACGGCCGAGGAGCTCTACGACCTCGTCAAGGACCGCAAGGGCGCGACCC